The stretch of DNA CTACATGGCATTTTGCATCGCTTCCGAAGCGGCCGGGCTGGCGGAGGCAGAGGCCAACTTCAAGAACCTGGCGACCGAAATCACCCGTGTCGTGGATGACCTGGACGGAAAGACGCTTGCCATGAAAAAGGCCATCGAACATGGGCAGGAGCTGTTAGACCTGCTGTTGAAGGGATATACCTATGCAAAGTAAAGTCTTGTTCCACAAAGACGACCATCAGTGGGTCGTGATCGGCCGGGACCCGGAAAAGGACGATCATGTCATCGACACCAATGAATATGTGATCATCCATCGCGGCCACGCCATGCTGTTGGACCCAGGAGGCATTCAGATTTTCCCCCAGGTGCTGGCTGAACTGGCGAAATATGTCCGCATGCAGGATATCAAGGTGATCTTCGCCAGCCACCAGGACCCGGACATTTGCTCGTCGCTTGCCATGTGGCTCGACTTGAACCCATCAATCAAGACTTACTGCTCTTGGCTCTGGACCGGCTTTGTCAGCCATTTCAGCACCGGCGCCGTTATCATGTTAAACCCGATCCCCGACGACGGCATGCGCATCAAAATCGGCGAGGAAGGCCCGGAAGTGGAAGCTGTTCCAGCCCATTACTGCCACTCTTCGGGAAACTTTTCCTTGTACGACCCGACGGCGGGAATCCTCTTTTCCGGCGACATCGGGTCGGCCCTGGTGCCCAATCACGAGGCCAGTCTCGTGGTCACCGACTTTGATCAACATATCCAGTACATGCGCGGCTTTCATCTCCGTTGGATGCCGTCGACCACCGCGCTCCGCGGATGGGTCCAACGGGTTCGTGCGATCAAGCCGAAGATGATCTGCCCGCAGCACGGGTCGATTTTCCAGGGGGAGCACGTCGGCAAACTGCTCGATTGGCTGGAAAGCCTCGAAGTCGGTCAGTGGAAAGGGGCTACGCCCAAGTCCGACACCCGCGCCGCCGCCTGAGTTCATTGCCCGGCAACCAACATCGGCCCGCCACCAGCGTTTCACCAGCCCCCCCGCGATCTTGACAACAGGCAAAAGCGGGTGCTACCACCCTCCCATGGTGCGGGCAGAACAATCTCCGATAACCGAACCAACAGAAGGGGCGGCGAAAGCCGTCTCGACGTGGTCCGGTCAGGCTCGTGAACAGGCCGTTCAGCGCATGTTCACCGCGATCGCAGGCGTCTACGATCTCAACAATACCCTGCTCAGCTTCGGCCTCCATCACCATTGGAAACGCCTCACGGCCTCCTACGTGCCCACCGTGACGAACGGCCGCGCGCTCGACATCGGCGCCGGAACAGCGGACCTCGCACTGTTGATCGAACCGAAAATGGGCGAAGAGGGCCATGTCGTGGCGTCCGATTTGAATCATGCCATGTTGGCTGAAGGACTTCGCAAAGTTGCGGGTCGCGGACTCCTCGACCGAATCACCTGCCTGCAAGCGAATGCCGAACATCTGGGATTTCCCGATGACACGTTCCACGCCGTCACAACAGGATTCTGCATGCGGAATGTCGGCAACCTGACGCAGGCGTTCACGGAAATCCGGCGGGTATTACGGCCGGGCGGCCGCTTCGTCTGCCTGGAATTCTCCCGACCGGCCTATGGCTGGTTACGTGCACTCTATGATTGGTATTCCTTCCGTCTGCTGCCATGGATTGGCACGAAGGTCGCGCGGGACCGAACCGGGGTGTACGAATATCTTCCGGCGTCGATCCGCACGTTTCCCGACCAGGAACGCCTGGCAGCACTCTTGCGCGACGCGGGATTCCGCCAGGTCGAGTACCGCAACCTTACCGGCGGCATCGTCGCGATCCATGTGGCCACTAAATAACAACACGCGATCAGCTTTCAGCTCTCAGCGCAGGCTGATGGCTATGAGCTGACGGCTGATGGCTGATGAATTCCATCCTCTACATTTTTCTGCCCTGTAAGAAGGTCTATCCGATCGGCGTGACCTACCTGGCGGACTTCATCCATCGCCGGAAGCCGGAGGTACGGCAGCGCATTCTCGACCTGTCCTTGTTTCCTGAGTCGCAGCGCACACAGGCGATCCGGGATGTTGCGCTCGACTTCAAGCCGGACCTGGTCTGTTTTTCGTGGCGGGATATTCAGATTTTTTCCCCTCACGAAGGTGATGCGTCACTGGAGCACGCCTTCAATTTTTACTTCGCCAGCAATCCGATCAAACGGGTCGCCGCGTCATTCGCCGGCTTGAAGCAGCTGTATCGGTATTACAGCCACATTCGCGCGAACCTCTCGTACCCCTGGTTGATCCGAAAGGAATTCCCCAAGAGCCAGATCATGATCGGCGGCGGCGCGTTTACGGCGTTTGCCGATCAACTGATCGAAAAACTTCCGGAAGGCACCATTGGAATTCTGGGTGAGGGGGAAGACGCGATTCTCAAGGTGGTCAACGGTGAATCGCTGGAACACGAACGCTATATCATTCGAGAAGGAAACCAGACGCGCAAAGGCCAGCAGGGCTCACCGGCACTACTCGACGCGTTGACCGTCGATTTGCCCTATCTCACCTCCATTTTCCCTCAGCATGCCTCGTATATGGATGAGTCGATCGGCGTCCAGACGAAACGCGGGTGCCCCTACGATTGCGCGTTCTGCCTCTATCCCTACATTGAAGGCAAACGGGTACGGTATCGGCCGCCTGAAATGGTCGTCAAAGACATCTCTCAGCACTATCATCAGTGGGGTGCGCGCAGATTCTGGTTTACCGATGCCCAGTTCATCACAGGGAAGGAAGCCTATCCGCAGTGCACGGAGATTCTCGAACGAATCCTGAGTGAGAAGCTGGAGATTGAGTGGTCGGGCTATATTCGCACCTCGTTGATCACACCGGAGCTGGCCAAGCTGATGGTGCGATCGGGTGTGGGAGATTTGGAAGTCGCCATTACGTCCGGATCGCAGGAGGTGCTGAACAACCTGCACATGGGCTTCAAGCTCGAACGCCTGTACGATGGATGTCGTTACCTGGCCGAAGCCGGGTTCAAGGGGAAGGTCATCCTCAATTATTCACTAAACTCCCCGAAGGAGACCGAAGACAGCCTGCTTCAAAGCGTCGAGTCCTACAAGAAGGTCGCGGCGATCCTGGGAGAGGAGCGTGTCTTCCCCTTGATGTTCTTTCTTGGAATCCAACCGAATACGGACTTGGAACATCGATTGCTGGAGGAAGGGTACCTGTCTGCAGGATACAATCCGCTCATGCTCACGCCGACGAGCATTCGCAAACTGCTGTATAACCCGGCCCCCCTCAACAAGCTCATCGCGAAAGCCTGCCTCACGGCCTGGCAACAGAAAGAAGGCAGCCGCGACCCACGAGCCTGGTCCGGCTCGCTCTCACAAACCGCGCCGACTGAGGGGAAACCGGACCACACGCACTATGCCGACGCGAATCTGATTCGAGGAGTGCACAACAACTCCGGACGGGACGCACTCCTGACCTTGGAAGAGATCCTCCGGTCTCGCCGCCCCACTCACCCGACTGCGGCTCAGGCGGAAAAGACTGCTGTGAGTCCAACGAGTTAGCTGTTATCCACAGGCCATGCGCTTGCCGTGGGTTTGCTTGCATTCCCCGAGAGCACGGTGCTATCATGCCGCTTCTTTTGGGGTAAAGTTCCATTCAACCGTTTGAATTCTTGGCGGTTCTCTGATCTCTTCCCCCTATAGAGTGTTTGCCTAGGAGGCGTTTCGATGTACAAGACCATCTATATCCCGGTCGACAATTCCGACCATTCTAATACAGCCGTTGATGTCGGAGTTGAACTGGCGAAAACCTACGGCTCCAAGATTGTGGGCAGCCACGTCTATGCCGCCAAGATGCACGATAAACGATTCAAGCAGATGGAGGCCGGGCTTCCGGAGGAATATCACGACGAGAAGGAACTCGACCGGCAGCGCCAGATCCACGACTCGCTGATCACGCGCGGACTCCAGATCATCACCGACTCCTACCTTGATTACGTCGATAAAAAATGTAACGAAGCCAACCTACCGGTGGAGCGTCGCTCGTTGGAGGGCCGGAACTGGAAGGTCTTGGCTGAGGATATCAACACCAACGCCTACGATCTTGTCATCATGGGCGCCTTGGGAGTCGGTGCCGTCAAGGACAGCGTGATCGGCAGCAACACTGAACGAGTACTTCGGCGTGTGCGGAACTCCGACATGCTGATCATCAAGCAACCTCAACCGATGGGCACGGGCAAAATCGTCGTCGCCGTCGACGGCAGTCCCTATTCATTCGGCGGACTCATGACCGGCTTGGCACTCGGCAAGGCGTTCAACGTCCCGGTCGAAGTCATTTCCGCCTTTGACCCCTACTTCCACTATGCCGCATTCCACAGCATCTCCGGCGTGTTGAACGAAGAAGCCGGCAAGGTGTTCCGCTTCAAGGAGCAGGAAAAGCTGCACGAAGAGGTCATCGACAGCGGGTTGGCGAAGATCTACCAGTCACATCTCGACATTTCCCGTGAAATCGCCCAAGCCGAGCAGACCGACGTCAAAACGACGTTGCTGGACGGCAAGGCCTTCGAGAAGATCATTCAATATGTGCGTAAAGAGAACCCGTGGCTGCTCATCGTCGGCCGAATCGGCGTCCACAGCGACGAAGACATGGACATCGGCAGCAACACGGAAAACCTACTGCGCTCCGCCGCCTGCAATATTCTGGTGTCGAATCGTAAGTATGTTCCACCCATCGATACGCAGGCAGAGTACACCATCGCCTGGACGGAAGAAGCGTTGCGACGCATGGAGCGGATTCCTGTATTTGCCCGAGGGGTCGCCAAGACCGCCATCCACCGCTATGCCATCGAGAAGGGACACACGATCATCAGCAACACGGTCGTCGACGCAGCGGTCGGACACATCCTTCCGAAAGGCGCGATGGACGCGATGCGGGCGCTCGGCGGAAACCTCGATGCCGCCGGGA from Nitrospira sp. encodes:
- a CDS encoding class I SAM-dependent methyltransferase, which codes for MVRAEQSPITEPTEGAAKAVSTWSGQAREQAVQRMFTAIAGVYDLNNTLLSFGLHHHWKRLTASYVPTVTNGRALDIGAGTADLALLIEPKMGEEGHVVASDLNHAMLAEGLRKVAGRGLLDRITCLQANAEHLGFPDDTFHAVTTGFCMRNVGNLTQAFTEIRRVLRPGGRFVCLEFSRPAYGWLRALYDWYSFRLLPWIGTKVARDRTGVYEYLPASIRTFPDQERLAALLRDAGFRQVEYRNLTGGIVAIHVATK
- a CDS encoding universal stress protein; protein product: MYKTIYIPVDNSDHSNTAVDVGVELAKTYGSKIVGSHVYAAKMHDKRFKQMEAGLPEEYHDEKELDRQRQIHDSLITRGLQIITDSYLDYVDKKCNEANLPVERRSLEGRNWKVLAEDINTNAYDLVIMGALGVGAVKDSVIGSNTERVLRRVRNSDMLIIKQPQPMGTGKIVVAVDGSPYSFGGLMTGLALGKAFNVPVEVISAFDPYFHYAAFHSISGVLNEEAGKVFRFKEQEKLHEEVIDSGLAKIYQSHLDISREIAQAEQTDVKTTLLDGKAFEKIIQYVRKENPWLLIVGRIGVHSDEDMDIGSNTENLLRSAACNILVSNRKYVPPIDTQAEYTIAWTEEALRRMERIPVFARGVAKTAIHRYAIEKGHTIISNTVVDAAVGHILPKGAMDAMRALGGNLDAAGIDRDKMQADDSVAQDLMGSTLSGMMTQVVEEKPVHSPGTQAYLDRMSQNYFVCDGCGYIGKGDTPVKCPVCSADGDRFKQVDKSIFEAAAKAEGGLETDVAYDDIPMQWTKDAKEAIRAVPAGFQRRRAKAKIEKSARKLGMTTITLEYAAPMIQEAAAEDYTPIFANKGTGTAPEPAVAETNGTSAPTPNGNGTSEPETAASPYTWTPDAQGRLDRAPEGFMRECTKALIEKHADKIGTTVITLEVATEGIEQAKGYMADAMKTGNLKDMIANLTGSSKTGANR
- a CDS encoding radical SAM protein; amino-acid sequence: MNSILYIFLPCKKVYPIGVTYLADFIHRRKPEVRQRILDLSLFPESQRTQAIRDVALDFKPDLVCFSWRDIQIFSPHEGDASLEHAFNFYFASNPIKRVAASFAGLKQLYRYYSHIRANLSYPWLIRKEFPKSQIMIGGGAFTAFADQLIEKLPEGTIGILGEGEDAILKVVNGESLEHERYIIREGNQTRKGQQGSPALLDALTVDLPYLTSIFPQHASYMDESIGVQTKRGCPYDCAFCLYPYIEGKRVRYRPPEMVVKDISQHYHQWGARRFWFTDAQFITGKEAYPQCTEILERILSEKLEIEWSGYIRTSLITPELAKLMVRSGVGDLEVAITSGSQEVLNNLHMGFKLERLYDGCRYLAEAGFKGKVILNYSLNSPKETEDSLLQSVESYKKVAAILGEERVFPLMFFLGIQPNTDLEHRLLEEGYLSAGYNPLMLTPTSIRKLLYNPAPLNKLIAKACLTAWQQKEGSRDPRAWSGSLSQTAPTEGKPDHTHYADANLIRGVHNNSGRDALLTLEEILRSRRPTHPTAAQAEKTAVSPTS
- a CDS encoding MBL fold metallo-hydrolase, with the protein product MQSKVLFHKDDHQWVVIGRDPEKDDHVIDTNEYVIIHRGHAMLLDPGGIQIFPQVLAELAKYVRMQDIKVIFASHQDPDICSSLAMWLDLNPSIKTYCSWLWTGFVSHFSTGAVIMLNPIPDDGMRIKIGEEGPEVEAVPAHYCHSSGNFSLYDPTAGILFSGDIGSALVPNHEASLVVTDFDQHIQYMRGFHLRWMPSTTALRGWVQRVRAIKPKMICPQHGSIFQGEHVGKLLDWLESLEVGQWKGATPKSDTRAAA